TGTAACTTCTCTGACCACGGTGCAAACCGCTTAGGTGCTTCGGCATTGATGCAAGGTCTTGCCGATGGTTATTTCGTCATTCCTTACACTGTGGGTGATTACCTAGCTAAATTAGGTTCATTCGCACCAGTAGATCACAACCACCCGGCTTTCGAGGCTACCCGCAAGGAGGTTGAAGATAAAATCAACAAATTGTTATCTTTAAACGGTACTGAAACTGTTGATGATATCCACAAAAAACTAGGTCTCATTATGTGGGAATACTGTGGTATGGCTCGTACTGCTGAGGGCTTAAAAAAAGCACAAGGTTTGATCCAAGAGTTGAAAAAAGAATTCTGGACGAATGTGAGAGTGCTTGGAGAAAATGAAGAATTAAATCTTTCGTTAGAAAAAGCTGGCCGCGTAGCTGACTTCTTAGAATTGGGCGAATTGATGGTTGTGGATGCTTTACAACGCGAAGAATCTTGTGGTGGTCACTTCCGTTTAGAAAGCCAAACTGAAGAAGGTGAAGCAAAACGTAACGATGATGAATTCGCCTATGTGTCTGCTTGGGAATATAAAGGAGACAATGTACCTGAGGAATTACACAAGGAAGACTTGGTATTCGAGAACGTTCAGTTAACACAAAGAAGTTATAAATAAGAAGGAAAATTATCATGGCACAACATATGAATTTAACGCTGAAAGTTTGGCGTCAAAAAAATGATAAAGATAAAGGTCAATTTGTAACTTATCAGGCAAACAATATCGCTGATGATATGTCTTTCTTAGAGATGCTTGATATTGTCAATGAAGAATTGACTCGTAAAGGGGAAGATCCTGTATATTTCGATCACGACTGTCGTGAAGGTATCTGCGGGATGTGTTCATTAGTAATCAACGGTCGCCCTCACGGTCCTAAAGAAGGTACCACAACATGTCAATTGCACATGCGTAGCTTCCACGATGGACAGACTATCGTGATTGAACCTTGGAGAGCTGCTGCATTTCCTGTATTGAAAGACCTTGCGACAGACCGTACGGCTTTTGACCGCATTCAACAAGCGGGTGGATATGTAAATATTAATACAGGTGGTGTTCCTGATGCCAATGTTATTCCGATTCCTAAACGTATTGCTGACGAAGCATTTGAATCGGCTACATGTATCGGTTGTGGTGCTTGTGTTGCAGCATGTAAAAATGCTTCTGCAATGTTATTTGTGTCTGCAAAAGTATCTCAATTTGCCTTATTACCTCAAGGCCAAACGGAACGTTACGAACGTGCACAGGCAATGGTTGATCAAATGGATGCTGAAGGTTTCGGTAACTGTACCAACACAGGTGCTTGCGAAGCAGAATGTCCCGTAGGAATCAAATTAACAAACATTGCTCGTCTAAACCGCGAGTATTTGACTGCTAAAATATTCAGACAAGAAGAGCCACACGTTTAATTGGCCTATTAAAAATTCTTCATGTTTTTGCTAGCATCAACAGCTACTCAGAGATAATGAAGGTTCTTATAGCCCATTAAAACAGGTAATTCAGAACAATAATATAAAAGTCCTTGTCCTAAGAAAGCAAGGACTTTTTTTTATATTTACAATAATGTAAATTGATGAACGTGAATTCTGGTATAAAAATTCGACTACTCTTACTTATCTTAACGCTATGCTTTATAGGAACAGCTATCACCATCAAAGAATCTGTTACCAATAAGGAAATATTAGACATTGATACAAAATCACTCAATAACTATATCGCTCAACAAGAGAAAAAAGTCGACCGTATTTTTAACGATTCTCTTTTGCTCAAAACTTTCAAAAACTACGATCAGTATCCTATCGCAGTTTATCAGGCCTTTGAGAAGTTCAAAACCAATGAAAATGTCTATCTATTTCTTTTTAAGGATCATGAGCCGAAGATGTGGAGCACGCATCTATTTGTACCTATTACTGATCAGGGATTTCCTGAAAAAGCCAATTTTGTCCAAGATGATAACCGCTCCTACGTCGTTAGAAAGAAAACAATTGGCAATATCAGTATACTTGCCTATATTATTGTAAAAGGATATACCAATAACAACAATCTCTATTTAAGCAGTTCACTGCGGAGAAACTTCTTCGACTCCAGAAATATCGATATTGCATCTTATACAGATACGGTAGCCATTAAAAACATTTACAGTAAAGAGGGATCTTACCTATTTTCTGTTAAGCTCAAAGACGGAGAACATGAAAATACTTATACAATTTTGCAATTTTTCTGCTGGCTACTTGCTTTAATTGCGTGGTTGATCTTCTTCAATAGTCTTTGCCTTCATATGGCCAAAACAGGCAGGGCGTGGTGGTCTATACTATTGCTGTTGGCGATATTTAGTTTGGTCAAGTTCGCTGATCTTAAATGGAATTTGCTATCTGAAAATGCAACATTTTCAATTTTCGATTCGCGCAACTATGCCTATAATCATTTTTTTCCGAATATATGGTCGGTCATGTCCACCACAATTTTAATATTTTGGCTCATTCTATTTATCTATTCAATTCGCAAAGAGCTTAATTTTGACAAAATAAAAAACATCGGGTTCTTTAGAGTGCCCATAGCCATCGGATTTATTCTGAGCATATACCTATCGTTCGGGCTATTATACGATATCGCCGGAACGTTAATCACGCACTCCAACAATATTTATTTTGATTTTACAAAACTGGTCGATTTACATTTCTTAAGTTGGGTCGATCTTGGCATTGTCGGCATAGGTATTTTGGCCTTAAATATCTACATTGACCTTGTGCTTTTTTTCCTTAAAAAATTAGAGCTGAAGCCAACGCAGTTACTCAACATTCAACTGGCATGTGTCATCTTTGTCATTTTGATCATTTCCTTTTATATAGAAAAAAATAGCCTGGTCAACTTACTACTCGCGTTAATTATCCTTATTAAATCATTCGGTGAGAAGTATTTCAATCGGCATATACTCACAAATTATATCGCGGTACTGATACTGTGGGCAATCATAAGTGCTATTACGCACGCTCGTTTCTACCAGGAAAGGAACTTGATTGACATGAAGATCTTGTTGGGCAACCTACAGTCCGAAGATGATGTGAATGCCGTGTCATTATTCTCGGATATTGAAAGTAGTCTAGCAAACGATCAAGAATTAAAGCATCTATTTAATATCAGTCTACCCTACACAAACACAGAGGGCATCAACGACTTCATTAAGAAAAAATACTTCAGCGGCTATCTCTCCAAGTACGAATTCAAGGCCTATTATTATGATCAGAACAATAAGCCCCTCAATGCGGCAAGCCAGAATAAGCTCAATGAGTATCGGGAAAAAGTGATCAATCAGTCGATAAAAGTAACTCAAAACTTCTATCGTGCCAGCGGAGAACTCGGTACACATGAATACTTTTCTATCATTCCCGTGTCGATTGACCCAAATAGAATCGTCAACGTTATTATCAATCTCTCCAATAAAGATTTCAGTTACACGGTCCCTTATCCCGAAATTCTGACCGATATGCGGATCAACAACTCACAGTATTATAATAAAGGAGATTACTCGATAGCTCTTTATAAAGCAGGTTCTCTAATAACACAATTTGGGAAATACACCTATGAAAACAATTTAAGAGGTCTCAAAGGTTCTCCTGGAGAATATATTGAGATTCTAGACAAAGATGCATACCTGCACATGGCCTACATCGCCAATAAATTTTCAACCTATGTTATCAGTAAACAAAAACCTTCTTTTTGGGACTATTTAGCGACGACATCTTTTCTATTCCTGGTGTTCTTTATGATTTTCATGCTTTACCACTTCATAAAATCACTCTATATTTTTCTTAAAAACACCAAGCTTACTTTCCGAAATTTAAAGTATCAGTTCTACAGAATTGTGAATAGGATACAATATTCTACACGTATTCAAACATCTATTATCTCCTCCGTTATACTCGCTATTCTTATTTCAGGTGTAATTTCTTATATCAGTATCAATAAACAACTTTATAACAACAATAAAACAAGTAAAGAGCGTTTCATAATCGAACTTGGCAAACGGATGGAAAATATGCTGACCTATACGGATGAAATTTCCACCGAAACTCAACTCATCAGCATTCTAAAGACATTGTCCGAAACAATTTCCAAGGACTTCAATCTTTATTCCAAATCAGGCAGATTGCTGTATAGTTCACAGCGTAGAATTTACGATTTAGAGCTTTTCTCTACATTCATCAATCCCGCTGCACTGAAGAATCTATCGATATTGAAAAAGTCGGAGACGATCGAAGATGAGCGAATAGGTACTTTTCAATTTGAGACCAGCTATGCCACCATCAGGGACAAGAATTACAATACCCTAGCTTACATCGGCATACCGAACTTCTCCCTTCAAAAAGAAGAAAATATCAATAAAAATCTTCTTTTAAATACGATAGTAAATATTTATTCGCTGATCATCATTGGCTTTGGGTTTTATGCCACGTTTGTTGCCAACAGTGTCACCAATCCACTGAGCATCATCAGCAAGAAAATTTCACAGCTACGCTTAGGACAGCCCAATGAGCCATTATTTTGGCAGCGAAATGATGAAATAGGTACATTGATCAAAGAATACAACCTCATGATCATAAAACTTGAGGACTATGCCAATAAAATAAAAGATACGGAGCGGGAATCCACCTGGCGTGAGATGGCTCAGCAGATAGCGCATGAAATTAAAAATCCATTGACACCAATGAAATTGGGTATTCAGCAATTACGCAGGTCTTACAAAGATGATGATCCTAAATTTCCAGATAGATTTAATAAATTCTCTATTTCATTTATCGAACAAATCGATGCTCTGACACATATTGCATCCGAATTTTCGCATTTTGCAAAATTTCCAAATACCATAATGGAGAATATTAATATTGTTGAAAAAATAACAAAGTCTATTTCGTTATACAATAATACCCCAAGTGTAAGTATCCGTCTCATCAATAACGCTGATCAAAAAACATTGATTGTAAAAGCTGATGGTAATGAACTCTTGCGGACGTTCAACAATTTAATAAAAAATGCTATTGAAGGTGGTTATGGCCGAAAAAACATGAAAATCGAAATTTCCATTGAACGTTATTCGGATAATTTTGTTAAAATAGATGTCAAAGACAATGGATATGGAATTCCGAAGGAAATGCAGGATAAAATTTTCCAGATAAATTTCACTACAAAAAGTTCGGGAAATGGTTTGGGATTGGTACTTGTTAAGAAAACAATCGAAGCAAGTAACGGTCAGATCTATTTTGAGACCGTAGAAGGCGAAGGCACAACATTTCATATCCTGCTCCCCTTACAACAGGCAGAATCTTATTAGTGATTAGCAACAACATAGATAAGAGAAATTGGAAAAACCAACTATATAGAGCTTATAGCTTAATATTGATGGTATGTAATACGTTAAAGCTACTTGATAGCCATGCCCTTATTATTTACGGATTGATATAGTAAGAATTTGTACATCACCAAAAAAGCTCTTTACAAATCATGTAAAGAGCTTTTAATTTATTTGTTTATCTACCTTTAACGCAACACAATCGTAGATCGTCCCATGATTGCATTATCTTCATATAACAATACCGTATAAGCACCCTTAGAAAATCCCTGTTCTGCTGCCCAGTAAATGATATAATCTTCACCCTTATTGGTAAACAAAATATTATGCTTAAATGTATACTGTAATTTCTCGCCATGTACATAGAAAATATTATCGTCCTGCACGACTAGATTTCCTTGTGGATCGATAATTCTAACATATATATCACGTTCTCCATTTTTTGCTAAAGGATTATCAGCAATGGTAAAACTGACTTTTAACTTATCAATTTTCTTCGCACGTTCCTCAACCAATTCCTTTCCATTTTTTTTGACTTCAAGTCCATTTATACTAATGCTTGAAACTTTCAGGGCAGAAGCTGTTGCAACCTTCTCTTTCAATTCAGAGTTTGAAGTAACCAATGAAGTAATTTGCTTATCCTTTTCGACTACAGATTCATTCAGGTTAAGATTTTGTTTGGATAAAATTTGATTTTCCTGAATAAGCCTTTGAACGTTTATACGATAGGTATCAACCTGCTTTTTAAGCTGATCGATCTTAAGCTGCGCTTCATCAATATCTTTGGGAGTAATACTTTTATTTTCGAGCTTCTTACGAAGCACCGCAATCTCCATTCTGGAATCCTGTTTTTGCAGCGTCATCTCTGGAGTCAATTGCACATTCTCTACATCGATTTTATCCAATTCAGCTTCAATACGATCTATCTGCACCTGAAGATTCTCTTTTTCTACTGTAAGCGTATAAACCTTTTCACCGTTGGTTTTAAACTTAACGTAAAAATATATATTTGTTGCAAGTAATGCCGCTATCGCAATGATAAAGAAGTAAATTTTCGAAGAATCTTTCTTTTTTTCTTCTTCTTTCTTACTCGAAACAACGTCTGAATTTATCATAATATACTGTCATATTCATAGTATAGACCTATACCATCGAATGTTTAAACAAAAATTATTCCAGTTTTATTTTCTACTACAGATTGTAACTTATTCAAAATAATTTAAAGTTTCAAATCCACCTTTTTTCAGGTATTCTTCCTTTCTCATCAAGTGAAGATCAGATTGTACCATATCTGTTACCAGCATTTGGAGATCATATTTTGGCGTCCATCCGAGTTTTGTATTTGCTTTTGTCGGATCACCAATAAGTAGGTCCACTTCAGTGGGCCTATAATATGCAGGATCAACTTTGACAACAGTCTGACCGAATTTAATCACTGACTGATCGATATTTAACTGTAGCAAACGCTCTTCATCAATATCAATAATAACCCCCTTCTCTTGTTCTCCTTTTCCACTAAATTCAATCTCAATACCCAATTCAGCAAAAGCCATCCGTACAAACTCTCTAACGGTAGTGGTCACACCTGTGGCTATTACAAAATCTTCCGGTGTTTCCTGTTGAAGAATTAACCACATCGCTTCCACATAATCCTTCGCATGCCCCCAGTCGCGTTGCGCGGACAGGTTACCGAGGTATAGCTTATCCTGGAGTCCAAGAGCAATCTTTGCAACTGCTCTGGTGATTTTACGTGTAACGAAGGTTTCTCCCCTTACAGGGCTCTCATGATTGAACAAAATACCGTTACAGGCATACATCTTATAAGCTTCGCGGTAATTTACAGTAATCCAATAACCATACATCTTGGCTACAGCATAAGGACTTCGGGGATAAAAAGGTGTTGTTTCGCTTTGTGGAACCGCTTGCACCAAACCATAAAGCTCAGAAGTAGACGCCTGATAAATCCGGGTTTTCTCAATCATTCCCAATAGCCTCACCGCTTCAAGAATACGTAATGTACCGATACCATCTGCATTTGCCGTATATTCTGGGGTGTCAAAACTAACTTTTACGTGAGACTGCGCAGCAAGATTGTAGATCTCATCCGGTTGCGTTTCTTGTATAATACGAATTAAATTGGTTGAATCAGTCAAATCGCCAAAATGCAAAGTAAAATTTCTATTGTCAAGATGAGGATCTTGATAAAGATGGTCAATACGATCTGTATTAAATAAAGAACTTCGACGTTTTAAGCCGTGTACTTTGTACCCCTTTTTTAATAAGAATTCTGCTAGATAGGCACCATCTTGTCCTGTTATACCCGTTATTAAAGCAGTTTTGGTGTGTTGTTCAGCCATGTTTCTCTCTAGATTATGCAATACCTGATGAATCACCAGGTATTTGTCCCATCATCATATCTACGATAAGCGTATCCGTCCACAAGATTCTAAGCATACACTGCGTCAAAATATTGTGACTCCCCCCAGCTATGGCGTAATAATCATAATGAATTGGGAATGTAAAAGTATTAAATTTTAAACAAAAAAAGCCATAGGAAATCCTATAGCTTAATGTTTTTCTACTTTTATCGTTTGCGGTTAATTAGCGCGCGTGAAATTAAAGACTAAATACGCCTCTCCATTAGCAACGGTCAATGGCATGCGCATAACTAATTTATTTCCATCCGAATAAGATAAATCTAAACGATAACCTGTCGTTACGTTCTTCGCTTTGTCGCCTGCATAGATTTTTTTAAACTGAAACTGAGGTTCCCCCAGACCTTTTCCAGGATTATAGATCGACCAAAAAATCTCACGTGATGCACCTGGAGCGCACAGAGTTCCCTGAGCATTAAAGGTAATTGAGCCCTTCCCATTTCCAATAAAATTCCATGTACTGCCTACAAAACATTCTGCAGGGGCTTCTTCAAAAACACTTTTAATTGTGAAT
The genomic region above belongs to Sphingobacterium zeae and contains:
- a CDS encoding succinate dehydrogenase/fumarate reductase iron-sulfur subunit, with the protein product MAQHMNLTLKVWRQKNDKDKGQFVTYQANNIADDMSFLEMLDIVNEELTRKGEDPVYFDHDCREGICGMCSLVINGRPHGPKEGTTTCQLHMRSFHDGQTIVIEPWRAAAFPVLKDLATDRTAFDRIQQAGGYVNINTGGVPDANVIPIPKRIADEAFESATCIGCGACVAACKNASAMLFVSAKVSQFALLPQGQTERYERAQAMVDQMDAEGFGNCTNTGACEAECPVGIKLTNIARLNREYLTAKIFRQEEPHV
- a CDS encoding lipocalin family protein, whose product is MNRFVLSLATVFATVTLFSCGAQKQGTSTGNPSSNTSAASGPSASDWKSAVKGTWTLNTIDRENLPSSFTIKSVFEEAPAECFVGSTWNFIGNGKGSITFNAQGTLCAPGASREIFWSIYNPGKGLGEPQFQFKKIYAGDKAKNVTTGYRLDLSYSDGNKLVMRMPLTVANGEAYLVFNFTRAN
- a CDS encoding ATP-binding protein, which codes for MNVNSGIKIRLLLLILTLCFIGTAITIKESVTNKEILDIDTKSLNNYIAQQEKKVDRIFNDSLLLKTFKNYDQYPIAVYQAFEKFKTNENVYLFLFKDHEPKMWSTHLFVPITDQGFPEKANFVQDDNRSYVVRKKTIGNISILAYIIVKGYTNNNNLYLSSSLRRNFFDSRNIDIASYTDTVAIKNIYSKEGSYLFSVKLKDGEHENTYTILQFFCWLLALIAWLIFFNSLCLHMAKTGRAWWSILLLLAIFSLVKFADLKWNLLSENATFSIFDSRNYAYNHFFPNIWSVMSTTILIFWLILFIYSIRKELNFDKIKNIGFFRVPIAIGFILSIYLSFGLLYDIAGTLITHSNNIYFDFTKLVDLHFLSWVDLGIVGIGILALNIYIDLVLFFLKKLELKPTQLLNIQLACVIFVILIISFYIEKNSLVNLLLALIILIKSFGEKYFNRHILTNYIAVLILWAIISAITHARFYQERNLIDMKILLGNLQSEDDVNAVSLFSDIESSLANDQELKHLFNISLPYTNTEGINDFIKKKYFSGYLSKYEFKAYYYDQNNKPLNAASQNKLNEYREKVINQSIKVTQNFYRASGELGTHEYFSIIPVSIDPNRIVNVIINLSNKDFSYTVPYPEILTDMRINNSQYYNKGDYSIALYKAGSLITQFGKYTYENNLRGLKGSPGEYIEILDKDAYLHMAYIANKFSTYVISKQKPSFWDYLATTSFLFLVFFMIFMLYHFIKSLYIFLKNTKLTFRNLKYQFYRIVNRIQYSTRIQTSIISSVILAILISGVISYISINKQLYNNNKTSKERFIIELGKRMENMLTYTDEISTETQLISILKTLSETISKDFNLYSKSGRLLYSSQRRIYDLELFSTFINPAALKNLSILKKSETIEDERIGTFQFETSYATIRDKNYNTLAYIGIPNFSLQKEENINKNLLLNTIVNIYSLIIIGFGFYATFVANSVTNPLSIISKKISQLRLGQPNEPLFWQRNDEIGTLIKEYNLMIIKLEDYANKIKDTERESTWREMAQQIAHEIKNPLTPMKLGIQQLRRSYKDDDPKFPDRFNKFSISFIEQIDALTHIASEFSHFAKFPNTIMENINIVEKITKSISLYNNTPSVSIRLINNADQKTLIVKADGNELLRTFNNLIKNAIEGGYGRKNMKIEISIERYSDNFVKIDVKDNGYGIPKEMQDKIFQINFTTKSSGNGLGLVLVKKTIEASNGQIYFETVEGEGTTFHILLPLQQAESY
- the gmd gene encoding GDP-mannose 4,6-dehydratase, yielding MAEQHTKTALITGITGQDGAYLAEFLLKKGYKVHGLKRRSSLFNTDRIDHLYQDPHLDNRNFTLHFGDLTDSTNLIRIIQETQPDEIYNLAAQSHVKVSFDTPEYTANADGIGTLRILEAVRLLGMIEKTRIYQASTSELYGLVQAVPQSETTPFYPRSPYAVAKMYGYWITVNYREAYKMYACNGILFNHESPVRGETFVTRKITRAVAKIALGLQDKLYLGNLSAQRDWGHAKDYVEAMWLILQQETPEDFVIATGVTTTVREFVRMAFAELGIEIEFSGKGEQEKGVIIDIDEERLLQLNIDQSVIKFGQTVVKVDPAYYRPTEVDLLIGDPTKANTKLGWTPKYDLQMLVTDMVQSDLHLMRKEEYLKKGGFETLNYFE